A single genomic interval of Candidatus Cloacimonas sp. harbors:
- the umuD gene encoding translesion error-prone DNA polymerase V autoproteolytic subunit, producing MKIHSDGSIKAIYSASQGEKKYRPLMSSKVSAGFPSPAQDYIEGKLDLNEFLIVHPASTFFVRVDGYSMQGAGILPDDILIVDRALEASNKHIVIAIVDGELTVKRLQIIGKEYCLVPENDEFEPIPIEEGMDFIIWGVVTYIIHKV from the coding sequence ATGAAAATACATAGTGATGGCTCTATTAAAGCCATATATTCCGCAAGTCAGGGAGAAAAAAAATACCGACCTTTGATGAGTTCCAAAGTTTCTGCCGGTTTCCCTTCTCCGGCACAGGATTACATTGAAGGTAAGCTGGATTTGAATGAATTTTTAATAGTTCACCCTGCTTCCACTTTTTTTGTAAGAGTAGATGGATATTCTATGCAGGGTGCAGGAATTCTACCGGATGATATTTTGATTGTGGATAGAGCATTGGAGGCATCAAATAAGCACATTGTAATTGCTATTGTGGATGGAGAATTAACTGTTAAGCGATTACAAATTATAGGGAAAGAATATTGTTTAGTGCCGGAGAATGATGAATTTGAGCCAATTCCCATTGAGGAAGGGATGGATTTCATTATTTGGGGTGTAGTAACTTACATTATTCATAAAGTTTAA
- a CDS encoding TSUP family transporter, which yields MQVINLSPLNYALVLPFIFLAGLIDSIAGGGGLISLPAYWSVGIPPHLALGTNKFSSCCGTVFSTANYFKAKMIDLPVALLSAFMALIGSWIGASTALKVSAQVLNYLLIILIPAVAVFSVLNRNIGMQSNAHRIAKKTRMLVGAIAGLSIGFYDGFFGPGTGTFLILIYASALHYDFVTANGNTKVVNLASNIAALVTFAFASNIYYPLAVPGAICGIAGNIVGSKLVILRGNKLIRSVFILALVLLFIRVIYNII from the coding sequence ATGCAAGTTATTAATTTGTCTCCTCTAAACTATGCTCTGGTGCTTCCTTTCATCTTTTTGGCAGGTCTGATAGATTCAATCGCCGGAGGCGGGGGTTTGATTTCTCTTCCGGCATATTGGAGTGTAGGAATTCCTCCTCATTTGGCTTTGGGAACTAATAAATTTTCTTCTTGCTGTGGAACTGTTTTTTCTACCGCTAACTATTTCAAAGCTAAGATGATAGACCTTCCGGTTGCTTTGCTAAGTGCATTTATGGCTCTTATAGGTTCCTGGATTGGGGCTTCTACAGCTTTAAAAGTTTCAGCGCAAGTTCTAAACTATTTACTGATTATCCTCATTCCTGCAGTAGCTGTATTTTCTGTGCTGAACAGGAACATTGGAATGCAAAGCAATGCCCATAGAATAGCAAAAAAAACCAGAATGCTTGTAGGTGCAATTGCTGGTTTAAGCATTGGTTTTTACGATGGATTTTTTGGTCCTGGAACAGGCACTTTTTTAATTTTAATCTATGCTTCCGCTTTGCATTATGATTTTGTAACCGCTAACGGCAATACAAAAGTAGTAAACCTGGCTTCAAATATCGCAGCACTTGTCACTTTTGCTTTTGCCTCCAACATCTATTATCCGCTTGCTGTACCAGGCGCCATTTGTGGAATTGCCGGAAATATTGTTGGTTCCAAACTGGTTATTTTAAGGGGAAATAAACTAATTCGCAGTGTTTTTATTCTGGCTTTGGTTCTGCTATTTATCAGAGTTATCTATAATATAATTTAA